One genomic window of Cannabis sativa cultivar Pink pepper isolate KNU-18-1 chromosome 2, ASM2916894v1, whole genome shotgun sequence includes the following:
- the LOC115721356 gene encoding small ribosomal subunit protein mS37, whose product MGRKVGTLRINPKKFGSLHKPCMKEMMTFLNCLALNHNSDEKCVRNKELLNTCMDAQNNNRKPWGSINYHMQRLSRGKK is encoded by the exons ATGGGTCGGAAAGTTGGTACTCTTCGAATTAATCCCAAGAAATTCGGCTCTCTTCACAAACCCTGCATGAAGGAGATGATGACATTTCTCAACTGCTTGGCACTTAATCACAACAGTGATGAGAAGTGTGTCCGAAATAAGGAACTTCTAAATACTTGTATGGATGCTCAG AACAACAACAGAAAGCCATGGGGAAGCATTAATTACCATATGCAAAGGCTTAGTAGGGGAAAGAAGTAA
- the LOC115718396 gene encoding rhodanese-like/PpiC domain-containing protein 12, chloroplastic, producing the protein MSMLRVSHLPPFSTPALFAPRLYRLPIFTSFSPSKLRQISSFPSIFPRTLKPSSSSSQSSFIFNRVLAMAARSCFRAAAASFSAESGSSSEREILVQHLLVKENDLNLLLDLQQRVVRGEDLSDLAVEFSLCPSKKEGGMLGWVRKGQMVPEFEEAAFNAPLNKVVRCKTQFGWHLLQVLSEREESILQEIPPEELHLKMQDPSFLEDAQLIDVREPEEVAQASLPGFQVLPLQQFGSWGPEITAKFDPQKDTYVLCHHGMRSLQVSKWLQTQGFRRLFNVSGGIHAYALKADQTIPTY; encoded by the exons ATGTCTATGTTAAGGGTTTCTCATCTTCCGCCATTCTCGACTCCAGCTCTCTTCGCACCCAGACTCTATCGCCTTCCAATTTTCACTTCCTTTTCACCGTCAAAACTTCGCCAAATCTCTTCATTTCCATCTATATTCCCCAGAACCCTTAAACCCTCTTCATCTTCATcccaatcttctttcatcttcaACCGCGTCTTGGCTATGGCGGCACGTTCATGTTTCAGAGCCGCAGCAG ctTCGTTTAGTGCTGAAAGTGGCTCGAGTAGTGAAAGGGAAATACTGGTGCAGCATTTACTTGTTAAAGAAAATGATCTCAATCTTCTTTTGGATCTTCAGCAGAGAGTTGTACGAG GTGAGGACCTAAGTGATCTTGCTGTCGAATTCTCATTATGTCCATCAAAGAAAGAAGGGGGAATGCTTGGGTGGGTTAGAAAGGGTCAAATG GTACCTGAATTTGAGGAGGCTGCTTTTAATGCTCCATTGAACAAGGTTGTTAGGTGTAAGACACAGTTTGGATGGCATTTGTTGCAAGTCCTTTCAGAGAG GGAAGAATCAATACTTCAAGAAATTCCTCCTGAAGAGCTCCACCTCAAAATGCAAGATCCTAGTTTCCTTGAAGATGCACAATTGATTGATGTTCGTGAACCTGAAGAAGT GGCTCAGGCATCTTTGCCAGGTTTTCAGGTTCTTCCCCTTCAACAATTTGGAAGCTGGGGACCTGAGATAACTGCTAAATTTGATCCTCAAAAGGATACCTATGTTCTG TGTCATCATGGAATGCGGTCATTACAGGTTTCCAAGTGGCTGCAGACACAG GGTTTTAGGAGATTATTCAATGTGTCAGGAGGAATTCATGCATATGCTCTGAAAGCCGATCAAACAATTCCTACCTATTGA